One genomic window of Azospirillum sp. TSH100 includes the following:
- the hisA gene encoding 1-(5-phosphoribosyl)-5-[(5-phosphoribosylamino)methylideneamino]imidazole-4-carboxamide isomerase: MIIYPAIDLKDGACVRLLRGEMSQATVFNTDPGEQARLFQSQGFEWLHLVDLNGAFEGKPVNGAAVESILKSVTIPVQLGGGIRDLNTIGMWLEKGISRVILGTVALRDPELVKAACREFPGKIAVGIDAREGYVAVAGWAETSDIKALDLALKFEDCGVAAIIYTDINRDGAMGGVNVESTSDLAFHLTTPVIASGGVSSIEDLKALKVEEDTGIEGVICGRALYDGRIDPKEALALLSAPAVEDAD; this comes from the coding sequence ATGATCATCTATCCCGCCATCGACCTCAAGGACGGTGCCTGCGTCCGCCTGCTGCGCGGCGAGATGAGCCAGGCCACGGTCTTCAACACCGATCCCGGCGAGCAGGCCCGCCTGTTCCAGAGCCAGGGCTTTGAATGGCTGCATCTGGTCGACCTCAACGGCGCCTTCGAGGGCAAGCCGGTGAATGGCGCCGCGGTGGAGAGCATCCTGAAGTCGGTGACCATCCCGGTGCAGCTCGGCGGCGGAATCCGCGACCTGAACACCATCGGCATGTGGCTGGAGAAGGGCATCAGCCGCGTCATCCTGGGCACGGTGGCGCTGCGCGATCCGGAGCTGGTCAAGGCCGCCTGCCGCGAGTTCCCGGGCAAGATCGCCGTCGGCATCGACGCGCGAGAAGGCTATGTCGCCGTAGCCGGCTGGGCTGAGACCTCCGACATCAAGGCGCTCGATCTGGCGCTGAAGTTCGAGGATTGTGGTGTCGCCGCCATCATCTACACCGATATCAACCGCGACGGCGCGATGGGCGGTGTGAATGTCGAATCCACCTCCGACCTCGCCTTCCACCTGACCACCCCGGTGATCGCCTCGGGCGGCGTCTCCTCGATCGAGGACCTCAAGGCGCTGAAGGTTGAGGAGGACACCGGGATCGAGGGCGTGATCTGCGGCCGTGCGCTGTATGACGGCCGGATCGATCCCAAGGAGGCGCTGGCCCTGCTGTCCGCCCCCGCCGTTGAGGACGCCGACTGA